The DNA sequence CGCCCGAGCACACCCGCCTGCGCCGGCTGGTGGCGCGGGAGTTCACCGGGCGCCGGATGCGGCTGCTCGAACCGCGCGTGCGCGACATCGTGGACGACCACCTGGACGCGATCGAGCGCCAGGGCCCGCCCGCCGACCTGGTCCGCGACTTCGCGCTGCCGATCCCGGCGCTGGTGATCTGCGAGCTGCTCGGCGTCCCCTACGCCGACCGCGACGCCTTCCAGGAGCGGTACGCGAGGTACTTCGACGCGTCGCTGTCGCCCGACGAGCGCCTGGCCCTGCAGCTCGAGTCCCGGGCCTACCTGACCGGGCTCGTCGCGCGGGCCCGGGTCGAACCCGGCGACGACCTGCTGGGCGTGCTCGTGCGCGACGAGTCCGCCGGCCTCACGGACGGCGAGCTGGTCGGCATGGCGGACCTGCTGCTCCTCGCCGGTCACGAGACCACGGCCAACATGCTGGGCCTGGGCGCGTACGCGCTGCTGCGCCACCCGGACCAGCTGCGGCTGCTGCGCGACGAGCCCGACCGCGCCGACGCCGCGGTGGAGGAGCTGCTGCGGTGGCTGACCGTCGTGCACACCGGCGTGCCGCGGGTCACGACCGCGGACGTGGAACTGGGCGGCCACGCGGTCGGGCCCGGCGAGGTCGTCGTCTGCGCGCTGGCCGCCGCGAACCGCGACCCGGCGCTCGTGCCGGACCCGGACCGGCTGGACATCACCCGGGACGCGGGCAGCCACGTCGCGTTCGGCCACGGCGTGCACCACTGCCTGGGCGCGCCGCTGGCCAGGATGGAGCTGCGGATCGCGTTCCCCGCCCTGGCCCGCCGGTTCCCCGGCCTGCGCGCCGTGGACGGGGAGCCGGCGTTCCGGGCGCAGCAGATCGTCTACGGCCTCGCGGCGCTGCCGGTGACCTGGTGACGTTCGCGCCGCGTGTGCGCGAACGCCGCGGCCGCCGCGAGCGTGAAGCCCGCGAAGAGCAGCCCGATGCCGAAGCCCGTGTCGCCCGGCTGCGCGGCCCGACCGCCGGTGGCGCCGTCGAGCCCGTCCCGGGCCGGGATCGGCGCTCCCGGGAACGGGTCGCGGCCCGGGAACCCGTCGACGCTCGCCGCGGCGAGGTCGGGCGCCGGGGCGGAGTCGCACACCACGGCCAGGCCGATGACGGTCAGCCCCAGCAGCGCGGTGAGCACCCCGACCCAGACGAGCGCCTTGACCCACGGCGGCGCGGTCGACAGGTCCGGGCCGTCCTCGTGCGGACGACGTGGCCGGCCGTGCGGGACGTGCCCCCGAGCGTGGTCCTGCGAAGCGTGCATCACGATGAACCCCCCAGTTCCCCTACAGGAAAGCACGACACCGGGAACCGCGCCGCCGATTTCGCGGAACACCCGAACGGATTTGAGTGACTTTGCATCAGCGTGCATACTTATCCGCATGACGGTACGGATCGCGGTCGCCGGAGCCAGCGGCTACGCCGGGGGAGAGGTGCTGCGCCTCCTGCTCGGTCACCCCGACGTGGAAATCGGCGCGCTCACCGCCGGCGGCAACGCGGGCTCGACCCTGCTCGCCCACCAGCCGCACCTGCTGCCGCTGGCCGACCGGGTGCTGGAGGAGACGACCGCCGACACCCTCAAGGGCCACGACGTCGTCTTCCTCGCCCTCCCGCACGGCCGGTCCGCCGAGATCGCCGCCCGGCTGGGTGACGACACGCTCGTCATCGACTGCGGCGCCGACCACCGGCTCACCGACCCCGCCGCCTGGGACCGCTGGTACGGCGGCACGCACGCGGGCAGCTGGCCTTACGGCCTGCCCGAGCTGCCCGGTCAGCGCGACGAGCTGCGCGGCACCCGCCGCGTCGCCGTGCCGGGCTGCTACCCGACCGTGTCCTCGCTGGCCCTGGCCCCCGCGATGGGGCTGGTCGAGCCGGACGTGGCGGTGGTCGCGGTGTCGGGCACGTCCGGCGCGGGCAAGGCGCTCAAGCCCAACCTCCTCGGCTCCGAGGTGATGGGGTCGCTGAGCGCCTACGGCGTCGGCGGCACGCACCGGCACACCCCGGAGATCGCGCAGAACCTGGCCAAGGTCGCCGGCGAACGGGTCTCGGTGTCGTTCACCCCGGTGCTGGCCCCGCTGCCGCGCGGCATCCTGGCCACCTGCTCGGCGACGCTGCGCGACCGCGACGCGGACGTCCGCGCGGCCTACGAGAAGGCCTACGCCGACGAGCCGTTCGTGCACCTGCTGCCGGAAGGCCACTGGCCGACCACGGGCGCGGTGCTCGGCTCGAACGCCGTCCAGCTCCAGGTGGCCGTCGACCGCGACGCGAACCGGCTGGTCGTGGTCGCCGCGATCGACAACCTGGCGAAGGGCACCGCGGGCGCCGCGGTGCAGTGCATGAACCTGGCACTCGGCCTGCCGGAGACCACCGGCCTGTCCACCGTGGGAGTCGCACCGTGAACCGCAACAAGGGCGTGACCGGGCCCAAGGGCTTCAAGGCCGCCGGTGTCGCCGCCGGCATCAAGGAGTCCGGCGCGCTGGACCTCGCGCTGGTCGTCAACGCAGGACCGGGCCAGGCCGCCGCGGGCGTCTTCACCACCAACCAGGTGAAGGCCGCGCCCGTGCTGTGGTCCCGGCAGGTGCTCGAGGAGCGCAAGCTGCACGCCGTCGTGCTCAACTCCGGCGGCGCGAACGCGTGCACCGGCCCCGAGGGCTTCCAGGACACCCACGCCACCGCCGAGAAGGTCGCCGAGGTGCTCGGCGTCGGCGCGATCGAGGTCGCGGTGTGCTCCACCGGCCTGATCGGCGAGCGCCTGCCGATGGACAACGTGAAGGCGGGCGTGGAGAAGGCGGCCCAGGAGCTCGCCGCGGGCGACCGGGCGGACCTCGACGCCGCCACCGCCGTGATGACCACCGACACCCACCCCAAGCAGAGCTGGCAGGACCACCCGGACGGCTGGTCGGTGGGCGGGTTCGTCAAGGGCGCGGGCATGCTCTCGCCGAACATGGCCACGATGCTCAGCGTCATCACCACCGACGCGGTGATCGACGGCGACGCCCTGGACGCGGCGCTGCGCGCGGTCACCGCCAAGACCTACGACCGGCTCGACGTGGACGGCGGCACGTCCACCAACGACACGGTGCTGGTCCTCGCCTCCGGCGCCTCCGGCGTCGAGCCGAGCGCCGAGCAGTTCGCCGACGTGCTCACCGCCGTGGCGCACGACCTGGTCAAGCAGCTCCAAGGGGACGCGGAAGGCGTGACAAAGGAAGTCTCGATCACGGTCAACGGCGCGCTCAGCGAAGCCGAGGCCGTCGTGGTCGCCAAGACCGTCGCCGAGGACAACCTGGTCAAGACCGCCCTGTTCGGCTCCGACCCGAACTGGGGCCGGATCGCCATGGCCGTCGGCCGCTCCCAGGCCACCGTGGACCAGCACAGGCTCGGCATCGCGATCAACGGCGTGACGCTGTTCGCCGACGGCCACAAGGCCGCCGACCGCAGCGAGGCCGACCTGTCCGGCCGCGACGTCGAGATCGTGGTCGACCTGAACCTGGGCGACGGCACGGCCACCGTGCTCACCACGGACCTGTCGCACGCGTACGTCGAAGAGAACAGCGCGTACAGCTCGTGATCACGCCGCAGGCCAAGGCCGGGATCCTGATCGAGGCGCTGCCCTGGCTGCAGCGCTTCCGCGGCGCGATCGTGGTCGTCAAGTACGGCGGCAACGCCATGGTGGACGGCGAGCTGAAGCGCGCGTTCGCGCAGGACATGGTGTTCCTCAAGCTCGCGGGCCTGCACCCGGTCGTGGTGCACGGCGGCGGGCCGCAGATCGCCGCGATGCTCAAGCGGCTCGGCATCGAGTCCGAGTTCCGCGGCGGCCTGCGCGTGACCACGCCGGAGGCCATGGACGTGGTCCGCATGGTGCTGGTGGGCCAGGTGCAGCGCGAGCTGGTCGGCCTGATCAACTCGCACGGCCCGCTCGCGGTCGGGCTGTCCGGC is a window from the Saccharothrix saharensis genome containing:
- the argC gene encoding N-acetyl-gamma-glutamyl-phosphate reductase codes for the protein MTVRIAVAGASGYAGGEVLRLLLGHPDVEIGALTAGGNAGSTLLAHQPHLLPLADRVLEETTADTLKGHDVVFLALPHGRSAEIAARLGDDTLVIDCGADHRLTDPAAWDRWYGGTHAGSWPYGLPELPGQRDELRGTRRVAVPGCYPTVSSLALAPAMGLVEPDVAVVAVSGTSGAGKALKPNLLGSEVMGSLSAYGVGGTHRHTPEIAQNLAKVAGERVSVSFTPVLAPLPRGILATCSATLRDRDADVRAAYEKAYADEPFVHLLPEGHWPTTGAVLGSNAVQLQVAVDRDANRLVVVAAIDNLAKGTAGAAVQCMNLALGLPETTGLSTVGVAP
- the argJ gene encoding bifunctional glutamate N-acetyltransferase/amino-acid acetyltransferase ArgJ gives rise to the protein MNRNKGVTGPKGFKAAGVAAGIKESGALDLALVVNAGPGQAAAGVFTTNQVKAAPVLWSRQVLEERKLHAVVLNSGGANACTGPEGFQDTHATAEKVAEVLGVGAIEVAVCSTGLIGERLPMDNVKAGVEKAAQELAAGDRADLDAATAVMTTDTHPKQSWQDHPDGWSVGGFVKGAGMLSPNMATMLSVITTDAVIDGDALDAALRAVTAKTYDRLDVDGGTSTNDTVLVLASGASGVEPSAEQFADVLTAVAHDLVKQLQGDAEGVTKEVSITVNGALSEAEAVVVAKTVAEDNLVKTALFGSDPNWGRIAMAVGRSQATVDQHRLGIAINGVTLFADGHKAADRSEADLSGRDVEIVVDLNLGDGTATVLTTDLSHAYVEENSAYSS
- a CDS encoding cytochrome P450, with the protein product MAATPLYMRRVGFDPDAELSAVRDRDGVTRVDSPLMGIPVWLVTRIEDVRRVYGDARRFAQSARHLVPGAPALTDEELAAARPGNMLAYDPPEHTRLRRLVAREFTGRRMRLLEPRVRDIVDDHLDAIERQGPPADLVRDFALPIPALVICELLGVPYADRDAFQERYARYFDASLSPDERLALQLESRAYLTGLVARARVEPGDDLLGVLVRDESAGLTDGELVGMADLLLLAGHETTANMLGLGAYALLRHPDQLRLLRDEPDRADAAVEELLRWLTVVHTGVPRVTTADVELGGHAVGPGEVVVCALAAANRDPALVPDPDRLDITRDAGSHVAFGHGVHHCLGAPLARMELRIAFPALARRFPGLRAVDGEPAFRAQQIVYGLAALPVTW